A window of the Fulvia fulva chromosome 3, complete sequence genome harbors these coding sequences:
- a CDS encoding Calcium-independent phospholipase A2-gamma, translated as MLHEKTEHSVAKKVQDVLTPELSHDARGKLHEKDIDTTWFGVAREESELPLFRDYGRYANLITVAKEMRLDLPPSSTTSIDGTDTLYPSLVSFVGQTSAGKSTLIKLLIDLKMKEGDPSFPTPVTGAAGRDVSTSEDVHLYLDPDSSLSTQLRAPLLFADCEGLEGGERDPVGAILKKKHEKALKGESGTAGRRQPGLRHTSERELVWADTPKKRSREFAVAHLYPRLLYTFSDVIVFVLKNPRVIEGVLERLIDWAQAALEKSSNQPVLPHAIIALNASEYDIDQDLGDVDFATQSLLESMSRTVFHNATFKKYAQFWRERDRQIETVEHLLLSYYSSIRVVRIPTNGRPNLIQGQVEKLWEGIHWASKHARERKADLRMLLDADEFQPYLQVAFDHFAENLNTPFDFVQASFSHSPIPHDFGGNILKLAIQVMECWMDIAKGHTIFEEFSFLVASCIMLDAARNRYRGHPDEFFPNYLQHIENALENFCDRHWPCEFTSSKGRCVNVRSGHGAKGHQLKSGKLLADGEYQSSFTFQSYREEFQIQVYRILLALSKRVRTRAREGIPEEQAAAETHEDWVLPHFIEHAARGDAKAFISHTVCFACLFEPPEHALPCGHVLCTRCLKTSGKVSLSRFVEIARCPLERKESRFRTAWRVHLKPASCGVRVLTLDGGGIRGIVELETLKQIEKELGDGVSVQSFFDLIVGTSTGGIIALGLTARNWTVSTCAQNFEMLCRKAFTLRKGAGLPGIGWFVENYNHSRYETQPLQEALMAAFTDEQRLFGGEREARDAGSLDVKVAVTATTAAGNSVVLANYNRLSIEKLSYQFQRPEKPHAELKTWEAARATSAAPQHFKPLCHEASKQTLLDGGIYHNNPINIADQERKLIWPSHQDVEPDVVVSIGTAYCKYDKKRTVLDKWRKKRRGVISHGTYLKNIAADHVHSSLDSEKT; from the exons ATGTTGCACGAGAAGACGGAGCATAGCGTTGCAAAGAAAGTCCAAGATGTTCTCACGCCAGAGCTGAGCCATGATGCTCGAGGAAAGCTTCATGAGAAAGACATTGACACCACATGGTTTGGTGTGGCAAGAGAGGAAAGCGAGTTGCCACTATTTCGCGACTATGGGAGGTATGCTAACTTGATCACCGTCGCGAAGGAGATGAGGCTCGATCTGCCTCCCTCTTCTACGACGAGCATTGATGGTACCGATACTCTCTACCCAAGCTTGGTCTCCTTCGTTGGGCAAACAAGCGCTGGGAAGAGCACTCTTATCAAACTACTGATCGATCTGAAAATGAAGGAAGGTGATCCCAGCTTCCCGACGCCCGTCACTGGTGCTGCAGGCCGAGATGTGTCTACGTCTGAAGACGTGCACCTCTATCTTGACCCGGACTCGTCTTTATCTACTCAGTTGCGAGCACCTTTGCTCTTTGCAGACTGCGAAGGTTTAGAAGGCGGCGAAAGAGATCCAGTCGGCGCGATTCTGAAGAAGAAACATGAAAAGGCGTTGAAGGGTGAGAGTGGCACTGCCGGACGCCGTCAGCCTGGACTTAGACACACGTCCGAGAGGGAGCTTGTTTGGGCAGACACGCCCAAGAAGCGGTCACGGGAGTTTGCTGTTGCTCATCTCTACCCGCGACTCTTGTACACGTTTTCCGATGTGATCGTCTTCGTTCTGAAGAATCCCAG AGTCATCGAGGGAGTGCTTGAGCGCCTCATCGACTGGGCTCAGGCCGCCCTCGAAAAGTCGTCGAACCAGCCTGTTCTGCCACACGCCATCATCGCGCTCAATGCTTCGGAATATGATATCGACCAAGACCTCGGGGACGTCGACTTCGCTACTCAGTCACTGCTGGAATCTATGTCAAGGACTGTGTTCCACAATGCTACGTTCAAGAAGTATGCCCAGTTCTGGCGAGAGCGCGATCGTCAAATCGAGACGGTGGAGCACCTTCTACTCTCATACTATAGCTCTATCCGCGTCGTTCGCATCCCGACTAACGGCCGTCCGAATCTGATTCAAGGCCAGGTGGAGAAGCTTTGGGAAGGAATCCACTGGGCTAGCAAACATGCTCGCGAGCGAAAAGCTGACCTTCGGATGCTGCTCGATGCTGATGAGTTCCAGCCATACCTGCAAGTGGCCTTCGATCACTTCGCCGAGAACCTGAACACGCCATTCGACTTTGTACAGGCTTCCTTTTCTCACAGTCCGATACCGCACGACTTCGGCGGTAACATATTGAAGCTGGCTATTCAAGTCATGGAATGCTGGATGGACATCGCGAAGGGTCATACCATCTTTGAAGAGTTCAGCTTTCTGGTCGCATCGTGTATTATGCTTGATGCGGCACGCAACCGGTATAGAGGGCACCCCGACGAGTTCTTTCCAAACTACTTGCAACACATTGAGAATGCCTTGGAAAACTTCTGTGATCGTCACTGGCCATGTGAGTTCACTAGCTCCAAGGGACGCTGCGTGAACGTTCGCAGCGGACACGGTGCCAAAGGCCATCAACTCAAGTCTGGCAAGCTTCTAGCCGACGGTGAATACCAATCGTCCTTTACGTTTCAAAGCTATCGAGAGGAGTTTCAGATCCAAGTCTATCGCATCCTCCTTGCTCTCAGCAAACGTGTGCGGACCAGGGCCAGAGAGGGCATACCCGAAGAGCAAGCAGCAGCCGAAACCCATGAGGACTGGGTGCTTCCGCACTTCATCGAGCATGCCGCGAGAGGAGACGCGAAAGCCTTCATCAGTCATACAGTGTGCTTTGCATGTCTTTTTGAGCCTCCAGAGCATGCTTTGCCTTGCGGACATGTCCTCTGCACCCGTTGCTTGAAGACATCTGGAAAAGTATCCCTCAGCCGGTTTGTCGAGATAGCACGGTGCCCACTGGAGAGGAAAGAGAGTCGTTTCAGAACTGCCTGGAGAGTGCACCTGAAGCCAGCAAGCTGTGGTGTACGAGTGCTGACACTTGATGGTGGCGGCATCCGAGGCATAGTAGAGCTCGAGACTCTCAAGCAGATCGAGAAAGAGCTGGGTGACGGTGTGAGTGTGCAGAGCTTTTTCGATCTCATCGTAGGGACTAG TACCGGCGGCATCATCGCACTAGGCTTGACCGCTCGCAACTGGACTGTCTCCACGTGTGCCCAAAACTTCGAGATGTTATGTCGCAAGGCGTTCACTCTGCGAAAAGGCGCCGGTCTACCTGGGATAGGCTGGTTCGTGGAGAACTACAATCACTCGCGGTATGAGACACAGCCTCTGCAAGAAGCACTAATGGCAGCCTTTACAGACGAGCAACGGCTGTTCGGGGGAGAACGTGAAGCTAGAGATGCTGGCAGTCTTGATGTCAAAGTGGCCGTGACCGCAACGACTGCAGCAGGCAACAGTGTCGTGTTGGCCAACTACAATCGACTCAGCATCGAGAAGCTATCCTACCAGTTTCAGCGTCCAGAGAAGCCGCATGCTGAGCTCAAGACGTGGGAGGCAGCGCGAGCGACATCTGCAGCCCCGCAACACTTCAAGCCGCTATGCCACGAGGCATCGAAGCAGACGTTGCTCGATGGTGGAATCTATCACAACAACCCAATCAACATCGCTGATCAGGAACGCAAGCTGATCTGGCCCAGTCATCAGGATGTTGAGCCTGATGTTGTCGTATCTATCGGTACGGCCTATTGCAAGTacgacaagaagcgtacgGTGCTCGATAAGTGGCGCAAGAAGCGGCGTGGTGTCATTTCGCATGGCACATATTTGAAGAACATCGCTGCTGATCATGTTCATTCTTCGCTGGACTCGGAGAAGACGTAG
- a CDS encoding Cytosine deaminase yields MRVQKSSAILHGETAALENAGRLPASAYKGSTMYTTLSPCDMCTGACILYKVSRVVMSENNAFVGGEEHLRSKGIEVINLKDAECEQLMKDFIKNHPEDWYEDIGEDK; encoded by the exons ATGCGTGTGCAAAAGAGCAGTGCAATCTTGCAT GGCGAAACAGCAGCCCTAGAGAACGCAGGCCGTCTCCCAGCATCAGCATACAAAGGCTCCACCATGTACACCACTCTGTCTCCCTGCGATATGTGCACCGGAGCTTGCATTCTGTACAAAGTATCCCGCGTCGTCATGAGCGAGAACAATGCTTTTGTCGGCGGCGAGGAACACCTCCGTTCCAAGGGTATAGAAGTAATCAACCTGAAAGATGCCGAATGCGAGCAATTGATGAAAGACTTCATCAAGAACCATCCAGAAGACTG GTATGAAGATATCGGCGAGGACAAATGA
- a CDS encoding Uroporphyrinogen decarboxylase yields the protein MADLFHDFPPLRNDLLLRTARGEKVERPPCWVMRQAGRYLPEYHQEKGQHDFFECCRSPEIASNLTLQPIDRFEGLIDAAIIFSDILVIPQAMGMEVVMVDGKGPHFPEPLGSPEDKQYGEVMGRDVDVKVSLSYVYEAITMTRKKLDGRVPLYGFCGAPFTLLCYMVEGGGTKVFKQTKTWIYRYGKESKALLQKIAELCVEYLAHQVIAGAQIVQIFDSWAGELSPTTFQEFSLPYLNWICDHLPARLQELGQERVPMVVFAKGAWYAVEELCQTKYDIVGLDWLHEPKEAYAIAQKHGKVLQGNADPGVLYGGHEAITKVVKNMVDGFGGGKQGWIANLGHGITPWVNPDDLKFYFQEIHRLSGEYSSS from the exons ATGGCCGACCTCTTCCACGACTTCCCACCCCTCAGAAATGACCTCCTCCTCCGCACCGCCCGCGGCGAAAAAGTCGAACGCCCACCATGCTGGGTCATGCGACAAGCCGGCCGCTACCTGCCCGAATACCACCAAGAAAAAGGCCAGCACGACTTCTTCGAATGCTGTCGGTCGCCTGAGATCGCGTCAAACCTGACCCTCCAGCCCATCGATCGGTTTGAAGGCCTCATCGATGCTGCCATTATTTTCTCAGACATTCTGGTTATTCCGCAAGCGATGGGGATGGAAGTCGTCATGGTTGATGGGAAGGGTCCGCATTTCCCGGAGCCGCTGGGGAGTCCCGAGGATAAGCAGTATGGCGAGGTGATGGGAAGGGATGTGGATGTTAAGGTGAGCCTGAGTTATGTCTATGAGGCGATAACGATGACGAGGAAGAAGCTGGACGGGAGGGTGCCGTTGTATGGATTCTGCGGTGCGCCGTTTACGTTGTTGTGTTATATGGTTGAGGGAGGGGGGACCAAGGTTTTCAAGCAGACGAAGACGTGGATTTATAGGTATGGGAAGGAGAGTAAGGCGTTGTTGCAGAAGATTGCGGAGCTTTGTGTGGAGTATTTGGCGCATCAGGTTATTGCGGGAGCGCAGATTGTGCAGATTTTTGATTCGTGGGCGGGGGAGTTGAGTCCAACTACGTTTCAGGAGTTCTCGCTGCCGTATTTGAACTGGATTTGTGATCATTTGCCGGCGAGGTTGCAAGAGTTGGGGCAGGAGCGGGTGCCGATGGTGGTGTTTGCGAAGGGAGCTTGGTATGCTGTGGAAGAGCTGTGTCAGACGAAGTATGATATTGTTGGCTTGGACTGGTTGCATGAGCCGAAGGAGGCGTATGCCATTGCACAGAAGCATGGAAAAGTGCTGCAGGGTAATGCGGATCCTGGTGTGCTTTACGGTGGGCATGAGGCGATTACCAAGGTTGTGAAGAACATGGTTGATGGGTTTGGCGGCGGAAAGCAAGGCTGGATTGCGAATCTTGGTCATG GCATCACACCATGGGTCAATCCCGATGACCTCAAATTCTACTTCCAGGAGATACACCGGCTCTCAGGTGAATACAGCTCCAGCTGA